The proteins below come from a single Salinivibrio kushneri genomic window:
- a CDS encoding EpsG family protein, whose product MIDYIFFSIILTSLGVIYKKNSSNSDEVKLVLNLFIVFSVVFLATLMGWRVISPTQGGIDTSVYKYIYEYLIHSNYSSVLDQRLEIGYSSFSWAVKKITDDFEFFLFLISLLMLTLYLHICKYITAGVFSALGAFYISLFVIDGFNISRMILSVFILFFIIPCLNRRKYLYSVGITLLAASIQMTALWGFVIISYYFVLYELTERKETRLIFFFSGLAISFVMVSVFKALLVNIGYGHYLNDTSETSYLNYIFLTVLILLSQIFDLQNKFTGTISETALKVLPTMYYVLPLYAALPIAYRFNLFYLLIFGLLIPLYCNYGYKRLIQLDVYAISIFLIPLLYFGMKVSKYFEVNVNSALSWDLATAWYLF is encoded by the coding sequence ATGATAGATTATATTTTTTTTTCCATAATATTAACATCGCTAGGTGTAATATATAAAAAGAACAGTTCAAACTCTGATGAAGTAAAATTAGTTTTAAATCTCTTTATTGTTTTTAGTGTTGTTTTTTTAGCTACATTGATGGGTTGGCGTGTTATCAGTCCTACACAAGGAGGTATTGATACATCTGTTTATAAATATATATATGAGTATCTTATTCACTCTAATTACTCTTCAGTCTTAGACCAACGTCTTGAAATTGGATACTCATCTTTTTCTTGGGCTGTAAAAAAAATAACTGATGATTTTGAGTTTTTTTTATTTTTAATATCTCTGCTAATGCTTACTTTGTATCTACACATATGCAAATATATAACGGCAGGAGTTTTTTCAGCGCTAGGCGCTTTTTATATTTCTTTGTTTGTTATTGATGGTTTCAATATAAGTAGAATGATATTAAGTGTTTTTATTTTATTTTTTATTATACCGTGTTTAAATAGACGAAAGTATCTGTATTCTGTCGGGATAACTTTGTTAGCAGCTTCAATACAGATGACTGCCCTTTGGGGGTTTGTTATTATTAGCTATTATTTTGTATTGTATGAGTTAACTGAGAGAAAAGAAACTAGGCTGATATTTTTCTTTTCAGGGCTTGCAATATCTTTTGTAATGGTTTCAGTGTTTAAAGCCTTATTGGTTAATATAGGGTACGGACACTATTTGAATGATACGAGTGAAACATCATACCTAAACTATATCTTTCTTACGGTATTGATTTTACTATCGCAGATTTTCGATCTCCAAAATAAGTTTACCGGTACTATATCAGAAACGGCATTGAAAGTATTGCCGACTATGTACTACGTCTTACCGCTGTATGCTGCGTTGCCAATTGCGTATAGATTTAATTTGTTCTATTTGTTGATTTTTGGCTTACTTATACCACTTTACTGTAATTACGGTTATAAGAGACTTATTCAGTTAGATGTATATGCAATATCGATTTTTTTGATTCCTCTACTTTACTTTGGAATGAAAGTGTCAAAATACTTCGAAGTAAATGTTAATTCAGCTTTGTCATGGGATTTAGCAACCGCGTGGTATCTTTTTTAA
- a CDS encoding serine O-acetyltransferase, whose product MIKNKNDLVVYLKRDKEALGAKGLKSYFFNNIWRFQRALRKHEYHHNRKSLLRYYYKYKHNKLGEKLGFTIPINCFGKGLSIAHYGTICVNGKARIGDNCRIHVCVNIGASRENSNNVPKIGDNCYIGPGAKLYGAIEIGDNVSIGANSVVNKSFDSNVTIVGVPARVIK is encoded by the coding sequence ATGATAAAAAACAAAAATGACTTAGTTGTTTATCTTAAGAGAGACAAAGAAGCCCTTGGCGCAAAAGGTTTGAAAAGTTATTTTTTTAATAATATATGGAGATTCCAAAGAGCTTTAAGAAAGCATGAGTATCATCACAATCGAAAAAGCTTGTTAAGATATTATTATAAATATAAACATAATAAACTTGGTGAGAAACTTGGTTTCACTATTCCAATAAACTGTTTTGGTAAAGGTTTATCCATTGCTCACTATGGCACCATATGTGTGAATGGAAAGGCAAGGATAGGGGATAATTGTCGCATTCACGTGTGTGTAAATATAGGTGCAAGCCGAGAGAATAGTAATAATGTCCCTAAAATAGGAGATAATTGCTATATAGGCCCTGGAGCAAAACTATATGGCGCCATAGAAATTGGTGATAATGTGAGTATAGGTGCTAACTCCGTAGTAAACAAAAGCTTTGATAGTAATGTAACTATCGTTGGGGTACCAGCGAGGGTTATAAAATAG